Proteins encoded together in one Hylaeus volcanicus isolate JK05 chromosome 3, UHH_iyHylVolc1.0_haploid, whole genome shotgun sequence window:
- the LOC128873745 gene encoding kinetochore protein NDC80 homolog: MRSSSVGRRSSTNPVRISVVEREEINLIRIDTRKTQTSKPKISTSSAESSHIPRLRAVSCDRLSNRTPGLKETGRTPLRHGPMTPKIHATSNRVHLALPTGRRSLSADRASSLSAKGSKKDTRPISDKVYQTHMLHTIDAYFSDNQLSCMLNSNGSMKPVTLKMFVEISAHLIKTLGIKQALTISNYVEELPKIAKKLHYPGVIAKSWLKTANAMHSWPNVLAWTCWLVEICQVREIAFQKYNLKNLPFVGDEKEASFHRYNLFSMLDFYNAWNDEKLDEEAALLEKYLQEIEDQQGVNEEDLNNARFELEKEIDKLQRVEEKANTIDAEVKHLQEVLASLQNDEEKQLSDIRAKEEYTKTIALEADQLEAENNTLYEQIRLQNQHRDELLSIINKQSMSKAERDKILEKCTEMQNYTHQFDDHLQDIQKELYTMDIKLASINSNLTKAVLTYNKEIIMHISDDMGVDLEELKMPEKDINHPQIMDILNVKASLMDDLKESIKKQIVDKERFVKLNSNELETLQEKIKILEDENSDVANDIKEKKTLMKKIKTDAKNEESKLKEQIKILQNDIKEIQDSMPDRQTLATELEESTDKLDAVRRRMAHIEENAKLFFDKFYEILGEHRNEVSKILEKLNK; the protein is encoded by the exons atgcgGAGCAGTTCTGTAGGGCGCAGGTCATCCACGAATCCTGTGAGGATAAGTGTGGTTGAGAGGGAAGAGATAAATTTGATACGAATTGATACGAGAAAGACTCAAACTAGTAAACCTAAGATTTCTACTTCCTCGGCTGAGAGTTCTCATATACCCAGACTTCGAGCAGTATCATGTGACAGATTGAGTAACAGGACACCGGGTTTGAAGGAAACAG GTAGAACTCCCCTTCGCCATGGGCCAATGACTCCAAAAATACATGCAACTTCTAACAGAGTTCATTTGGCGCTTCCAACAGGGCGCAGATCTTTGTCAGCAGATCGTGCCAGCAGCCTTAGTGCTAAGGGCTCTAAAAAAGATACAAGACCCATATCGGACAAAGTGTATCAAACTCACATGCTTCATACAATTGATGCATATTTTTCTGACAATCAACTCTCTTGCATGCTTAATAGTAACGGTAGCATGAAACCTgttactttgaaaatgtttgtagaaatttctgctcatttaataaaaactctTGGTATAAAACAAGCTCTTACAATTTCTAATTATGTGGAGGAATTGCcaaaaattgcaaagaaacTTCACTATCCAGGAGTTATTGCTAAATCTTGGTTGAAAACTGCTAATGCCATGCACTCTTGGCCCAATGTTCTAGCTTGGACTTGCTGGTTAGTAGAAATTTGTCAAGTAAGGGAAATAgctttccaaaaatataatttaaagaatttaccCTTTGTGGGAGATGAAAAAGAAGCCAGTTTCCACAGATATAATCTCTTTTCGATGCTTGATTTCTATAATGCATGGAATGATGAGAAGCTTGATGAAGAAGCAGCattgttagaaaaatatttacaagaaattGAAGACCAACAAGGAGTCAATGAAGAGGATTTGAACAATGCACGTTTTGAGTTAGAAAAGGAAATAGATAAGCTGCAGAGAGTTGAGGAAAAAGCAAACACAATTGATGCAGAAGTAAAGCATCTACAAGAAGTATTGGCATCTTTACAGAATGACGAAGAGAAGCAATTGAGTGACATTCGTGCAAAAGAGGAGTACACAAAAACAATTGCTTTAGAAGCAGATCAATTAGAAGCTGAGAATAATACACTGTACGAGCAAATCCGTTTGCAAAACCAACATCGCGATGAATTACTTTCGATTATTAATAAGCAGTCAATGTCTAAAGCAGAAAGAGATAAAATACTGGAGAAATGTACGGAAATGCAGAATTATACGCATCAATTTGATGACCATTTACAAGATATACAAAAAGAGCTGTACACAATGGACATTAAATTAGCATCTATTAATAGCAATTTAACCAAAGCAGTTTtaacatataataaagaaattattatgcaCATTAGCGATGATATGGGTGTAGATCtggaagaattgaaaatgCCAGAAAAAGATATAAATCATCCCCAAATTATGGACATATTAAATGTTAAGGCTAGTTTAATGGATGATCTGAAAGAAtcaataaagaaacaaattgttgATAAAGAACgtttcgtaaaattaaattctaatgaATTAGAGACTCTCCAAGAGAAAATTAAGATTTTGGAAGATGAAAACAGTGATGTTGCTAacgatattaaagaaaagaaaactcttatgaagaaaattaaaacagatgCCAAAAATGAAGagtcaaaattaaaagaacaaatcAAAATTCTGCAGAacgatattaaagaaattcaagaTTCTATGCCAGACAGACAAACACTTGCAACGGAATTAGAAGAATCAACAGATAAATTGGATGCAGTACGTAGAAGAATGGCacacatagaagaaaatgcaaaacttttctttgataaattttaCGAGATTTTAGGTGAGCACAGAAACGAAGTTTCCAAAATACTAGAGAaactgaataaataa